The following are from one region of the Cystobacter ferrugineus genome:
- a CDS encoding polysaccharide export protein, translating to MRRVLLLVWVLCTSACAWGPGMYMDEGALRKRYAENTDAGTGDEFKVVPIDVGLLKEQQKARLGTRPPPLQDPLAELAANYNYRVTAHDVLSVIVWDHPELTIPAGEFRSAEATGHPVSTDGTMFFPYAGILQVAGKTLPEIRELLTQRLTHVIEKPQLDVRVVGFRGQKVQVTGEVLAPSSLPITDVPMRVQDAISQARGPTPEADLRGVTLTRDGKTSTLDLQALYEQGDISQNWLLRDGDILHVPDRSRNKVFVLGEVRKPSSRIMVKGRMTLAEAIGDTEGFDPISSNPAKVYVIRGSFDQPTIYKLDARSPDALLLATQFQLQPHDVVFVSAHNLTRWNRIITQIQPTVQMLWQAVDIGDRSVVFPPP from the coding sequence ATGAGGCGCGTCCTCTTGCTGGTCTGGGTATTGTGCACGAGCGCGTGCGCATGGGGCCCGGGCATGTACATGGACGAGGGCGCCCTCCGGAAGCGATACGCCGAGAACACAGACGCGGGCACCGGTGACGAGTTCAAGGTCGTCCCCATCGACGTGGGCCTGCTGAAGGAGCAGCAGAAGGCCCGTCTGGGGACGCGGCCCCCGCCCCTCCAGGATCCACTGGCGGAGCTCGCGGCGAACTACAACTACCGGGTGACCGCCCATGACGTGCTGAGCGTCATCGTCTGGGACCACCCCGAGCTCACCATCCCAGCGGGCGAGTTCCGCTCCGCCGAGGCCACCGGCCACCCGGTGTCGACCGATGGGACGATGTTCTTCCCCTACGCGGGGATCCTCCAGGTCGCCGGCAAGACGCTGCCCGAGATCCGGGAGCTGCTGACGCAGCGGTTGACCCACGTCATCGAGAAGCCCCAGCTCGACGTACGCGTGGTGGGCTTCCGGGGGCAGAAGGTCCAGGTCACCGGGGAGGTGCTCGCCCCCAGCAGTCTCCCCATCACGGACGTGCCCATGCGGGTGCAGGACGCCATCAGCCAGGCGCGAGGGCCCACCCCCGAGGCCGATCTGCGCGGCGTCACACTCACCCGGGACGGAAAGACGTCCACCCTGGATCTCCAGGCGCTCTACGAGCAGGGGGACATCAGCCAGAACTGGCTCCTGCGGGACGGAGACATCCTTCATGTCCCCGACCGGAGCCGCAACAAGGTCTTCGTCCTCGGCGAGGTCCGCAAACCTTCGTCTCGCATCATGGTGAAGGGCCGGATGACACTCGCGGAGGCGATCGGCGACACCGAGGGGTTCGATCCAATCAGTTCCAACCCGGCGAAGGTCTATGTCATCCGCGGCAGCTTCGACCAGCCCACCATCTACAAGCTCGATGCCCGGTCACCGGACGCGCTCCTGCTCGCCACGCAATTCCAACTCCAACCACACGACGTTGTCTTCGTCTCGGCGCACAACTTGACGCGCTGGAATCGCATCATCACTCAAATCCAGCCAACAGTTCAGATGCTCTGGCAGGCAGTAGATATCGGCGACAGGTCCGTCGTATTCCCACCACCATGA
- a CDS encoding YcjF family protein, with product MEFNLAEEVRRQLEEALRKRGRVNIVIAGRSGVGKSTLINAVFQGNLAETGQGRPVTQSAREYTKEGIPVALLDTRGLEMERYRETVEQLEREVQSRAQDPDARNHLHIAWVCVSEDSRRVEPGESAMAAMLARHMPVVAIITKARADGGFRDEVQKLLPMARNVVRVRALREQDDEGHVLEPRGLVELIDLTMQLVPEGQRDALAAAQKVSVAQKKARARLIVAGAATTAALTGASPIPFSDALVLVPIQIGMLASVSATFGLSPSQLFLTTLISAAGGGFMATVSGQSIVSGLLKFVPGAGTLAGALISGTTAASITTIFGEAYVSVLTRLFERDQERTPSEQEIAEAFREELTRPRSTH from the coding sequence GTGGAATTCAATCTCGCGGAAGAGGTCAGACGGCAGCTCGAGGAGGCCCTGCGCAAGCGGGGCCGTGTCAACATCGTCATCGCGGGCCGCAGCGGCGTGGGCAAGAGCACCCTCATCAACGCCGTCTTCCAGGGCAACCTCGCGGAGACGGGCCAGGGGCGCCCCGTGACCCAGAGCGCGCGCGAGTACACGAAGGAGGGCATTCCCGTCGCCCTGCTCGACACGCGCGGGCTGGAGATGGAGCGCTACCGGGAGACCGTCGAGCAACTGGAGCGCGAAGTGCAATCCCGCGCCCAGGATCCGGACGCGAGGAACCACCTGCACATCGCCTGGGTGTGCGTCTCCGAGGACTCGCGCCGCGTGGAGCCCGGCGAGTCCGCCATGGCCGCGATGCTCGCCCGGCACATGCCCGTCGTGGCCATCATCACCAAGGCGCGCGCGGACGGGGGCTTCCGCGACGAGGTGCAGAAGCTGCTGCCCATGGCGCGCAACGTCGTGCGCGTGCGCGCCCTGCGTGAGCAGGACGACGAGGGGCATGTGCTCGAGCCCCGCGGCCTGGTGGAGCTGATCGACCTCACCATGCAGCTCGTCCCCGAGGGCCAGCGCGATGCATTAGCCGCCGCGCAGAAGGTCAGCGTGGCGCAGAAGAAGGCGCGCGCCCGCCTCATCGTCGCGGGAGCCGCCACCACGGCCGCGCTCACGGGGGCCTCGCCCATCCCCTTCTCCGACGCGCTCGTGCTCGTGCCCATCCAGATCGGCATGCTCGCCAGTGTCAGCGCCACCTTCGGCCTGTCTCCCAGCCAGCTCTTCCTGACGACGCTCATCAGCGCGGCGGGCGGCGGCTTCATGGCCACCGTGTCCGGCCAGTCCATCGTCTCGGGCCTGCTCAAGTTCGTGCCCGGCGCGGGCACCCTCGCCGGGGCCCTCATCTCCGGCACCACCGCGGCCTCCATCACCACCATCTTCGGCGAGGCCTACGTGTCCGTGCTCACCCGCCTGTTCGAGCGCGACCAGGAGCGCACGCCCTCGGAGCAGGAGATCGCCGAGGCCTTCCGCGAGGAGCTGACCCGGCCCCGCTCCACGCACTGA
- a CDS encoding O-antigen ligase family protein — MTWIRCSGLGFIAALYVLAGRWGFHRLASANPEPDPFLELRLWIVLGGVVLATLGLLHRAHRAARPGESRPDTRLSMALLLFLGYLCTSSLWAPDASFALGKLYDLVLVGVMSVGFGLAALRQPAARVLDAFWAVVVVATGLLALTGVSQLLGGGGGARLAVLGGGPNIFARLMGLFALGALYFWHRRGQTWLWIPMAAAGVMLALLTGSRGGTAAILAGVLTFLVVGCIPLRRLALLSLLATAVVLAVITLTPLGKALTRSMEERFLRLTLNYEGGSDSESKVYLSGRESLYAAAYELGLDNPVAGAGLAAFPALGLGVYPHNLFLEVFCEGGALGLAFLGWTLFAFLRSAFRGRHRIDGATVGAVVLVLLGSQSSGDLYDTRALFLLMVMSSCTLAARTPFVPSPPLAHPAVHGAA; from the coding sequence ATGACATGGATCCGATGCTCAGGACTGGGGTTCATCGCCGCGCTCTACGTGCTCGCGGGCCGCTGGGGCTTCCACCGGCTGGCCTCCGCCAACCCCGAGCCAGACCCGTTCCTGGAGCTGCGGTTGTGGATCGTCCTGGGAGGCGTGGTGCTCGCCACCCTGGGACTGCTCCACCGCGCCCACCGCGCGGCGAGGCCCGGAGAGAGCCGGCCCGACACCCGGCTGTCGATGGCGCTGCTGCTGTTCCTCGGCTACCTGTGCACCAGCTCGCTCTGGGCGCCCGACGCGAGCTTCGCCCTGGGAAAGCTCTACGATCTCGTCCTCGTCGGGGTGATGAGCGTGGGCTTCGGACTCGCCGCGCTCCGGCAGCCGGCGGCGCGGGTGCTGGACGCGTTCTGGGCCGTGGTGGTCGTGGCCACGGGGCTGCTGGCGCTCACCGGCGTGAGCCAGTTGCTGGGTGGCGGGGGCGGCGCGCGGCTGGCGGTCCTGGGAGGAGGACCGAACATCTTCGCCCGGCTCATGGGGCTGTTCGCGCTCGGCGCCCTGTACTTCTGGCACCGGCGGGGACAGACGTGGCTCTGGATTCCGATGGCGGCCGCCGGCGTGATGCTCGCGCTGCTCACCGGCTCCCGGGGAGGCACGGCCGCCATCCTCGCGGGTGTCCTCACCTTCCTCGTGGTGGGGTGCATCCCCTTGCGCCGGCTCGCCCTCCTGTCGCTGCTCGCCACGGCCGTCGTCCTGGCGGTGATCACCCTCACCCCCCTGGGCAAGGCGCTCACCCGGTCCATGGAGGAGCGCTTCCTCCGGTTGACCCTGAACTACGAGGGAGGGAGCGACTCGGAGAGCAAGGTCTACCTGTCGGGACGCGAGTCCCTGTATGCCGCCGCGTACGAGCTCGGGCTCGACAACCCGGTGGCGGGGGCGGGGCTCGCCGCCTTCCCCGCGCTCGGGCTGGGCGTCTATCCCCACAACCTCTTCCTCGAGGTGTTCTGCGAGGGCGGCGCACTGGGCCTCGCCTTCCTCGGATGGACCCTGTTCGCCTTCCTCCGCTCGGCGTTCCGAGGCCGCCACCGCATCGACGGCGCGACCGTCGGCGCGGTGGTGCTGGTGCTGCTCGGCAGCCAGTCCAGTGGCGACCTCTATGACACCCGGGCCCTCTTCCTGCTGATGGTCATGTCCTCGTGCACCCTGGCCGCGAGGACTCCCTTCGTCCCCTCTCCTCCTCTCGCCCACCCCGCTGTCCACGGAGCCGCCTGA
- a CDS encoding AbfB domain-containing protein, translating to MSRSPGLSRVGSAALRLLPLLCGLFPLHGAQAAWAPKAPPLATQWTAQVSPSNALPEYPRPQMVRADWLNLNGEWQFGNATAGQTPPFGQNLAESVLVPFPIESALSGIKRHQDRMWYRRTFTVPAAWSGRRVQLNFGAVDWEAAVYVNRQLVGTHQGGFDAFSFDITHFLNGGTNEILVGVYDPTDAGGQPVGKQTNNPQGIEYTAASGIWQTVWLEPTPSARITRLDMTPDVAGAALRLTVQGAGIAGQTVEAVAFDGATQVSSVTGAVGSELRIPVPSPKLWSPESPFLYDLRVSLKSGSTTVDQVSSYFGMRSIALKLVGGVLRPVLNGQFVFQLGTLDQGYWPDGVYTAPTDAALKFDIEKHKELGFNLIRKHIKVEPQRWFYWADKLGILVWQDMPCMDSGKTPTAAARTQFELEMREMIDEHRGSPSVITWVIQNEGWGQYDQNRLAALAKSWDPSRLVDNMSGINCCGAVDGGNGDLADWHVYVGPGSPPASSTRAAVLGEFGGLGLKYDGHVWSPTGQFFYYELVPDSATLTSRYLGLVQGLRSLMYRPGLNASVYTEITDVEGEVNGLYTYDRAVLKVDAAQVRAAHQNLLTASRQLNSQGLLGSGQHRSLQVMTPGYTNRYLRHQDSLGFTEVVDSAGTGTLKQDATYRIVPGLADASCYSFEPRNFPGSYLRHFNSRIRRDTRDGTALFDQDATFCARAALDGSTAVSLESKNKPGSYMRHRNGEVWVDALENTTGFRQDASWGIASPWWQSEANVSMGAFQSIQVVTPGYTNRYLRHQDSLGRTEVVEGNSNTTLKQDATFKLVPGLAESSCYSFESRNYPGSYLRHSNSRIRRDASDGTALFKQDATFCARPGLSGSGVSFESYNFPGRYLRHYSAEAWIASGAGTGWDSAGGFNADATWNVVAPWAP from the coding sequence ATGAGCCGATCCCCTGGACTGTCGCGTGTGGGTAGCGCCGCCCTGCGGCTGCTGCCCCTGTTGTGTGGCCTGTTCCCGCTGCATGGCGCTCAGGCCGCCTGGGCGCCCAAGGCGCCTCCCCTGGCCACGCAGTGGACCGCGCAGGTGTCCCCCTCCAATGCCTTGCCGGAATACCCCCGGCCGCAGATGGTCCGCGCCGACTGGCTCAACCTCAATGGGGAGTGGCAGTTTGGCAACGCCACCGCTGGCCAGACGCCTCCGTTCGGCCAGAACCTCGCCGAGAGCGTCCTCGTCCCCTTTCCCATCGAGTCCGCGCTCTCCGGCATCAAGCGGCACCAGGACCGCATGTGGTACCGCCGCACCTTCACCGTGCCCGCCGCCTGGAGCGGCCGCCGCGTCCAGCTCAACTTCGGCGCCGTGGACTGGGAGGCCGCCGTCTACGTCAACCGGCAGCTCGTCGGCACCCACCAGGGTGGCTTCGACGCCTTCAGCTTCGACATCACCCACTTCCTCAACGGCGGCACCAACGAGATCCTCGTCGGTGTCTATGATCCCACCGACGCGGGCGGGCAGCCGGTGGGCAAGCAGACCAACAATCCGCAGGGCATCGAGTACACGGCCGCCTCGGGCATCTGGCAGACGGTGTGGCTGGAGCCCACGCCCTCCGCGCGCATCACCCGGCTGGACATGACGCCGGACGTGGCCGGCGCCGCCCTTCGCCTCACGGTGCAGGGCGCTGGGATCGCCGGCCAGACCGTCGAGGCCGTGGCCTTCGATGGCGCCACGCAGGTGAGCAGCGTCACTGGTGCCGTGGGCTCGGAGCTCCGCATCCCCGTGCCCTCGCCCAAGCTGTGGTCTCCCGAGAGCCCCTTCCTCTACGACCTGCGCGTGTCGCTCAAGAGCGGCTCCACCACGGTGGACCAGGTGTCGAGCTACTTCGGCATGCGCTCCATTGCCCTCAAGCTCGTGGGCGGCGTGCTGCGGCCGGTGCTCAATGGCCAGTTCGTCTTCCAGTTGGGCACGCTGGACCAGGGGTACTGGCCGGATGGCGTCTACACCGCGCCCACGGACGCGGCGCTCAAGTTCGACATCGAGAAGCACAAGGAATTGGGCTTCAACCTCATCCGCAAGCACATCAAGGTCGAGCCCCAGCGCTGGTTCTACTGGGCGGACAAGCTGGGCATCCTCGTGTGGCAGGACATGCCCTGCATGGATTCGGGCAAGACGCCCACGGCCGCCGCGCGCACCCAGTTCGAGCTGGAGATGCGCGAGATGATCGATGAGCACCGCGGCTCGCCCTCCGTCATCACCTGGGTGATCCAGAACGAGGGCTGGGGCCAGTATGACCAGAACCGGCTGGCGGCCCTGGCGAAGAGCTGGGACCCGAGCCGCCTGGTGGACAACATGAGTGGCATCAACTGCTGCGGCGCCGTGGATGGTGGCAACGGGGACCTGGCGGACTGGCACGTCTACGTGGGCCCGGGTTCTCCGCCCGCGTCGTCCACGCGCGCCGCGGTGCTGGGCGAGTTCGGCGGCCTGGGCCTGAAGTACGACGGCCACGTGTGGAGCCCCACCGGCCAGTTCTTCTACTACGAGCTGGTTCCCGACAGCGCGACGCTCACCAGCCGCTACCTGGGCCTCGTCCAGGGGCTGCGGAGCCTGATGTACCGGCCGGGTCTGAACGCATCCGTCTACACGGAGATCACCGACGTGGAGGGGGAGGTCAACGGCCTGTATACCTATGACCGCGCCGTCCTCAAGGTGGATGCCGCCCAGGTGCGCGCGGCGCACCAGAACCTGCTCACCGCCTCGCGCCAGCTCAACAGCCAGGGCCTGCTGGGCTCGGGGCAGCACCGCTCCCTGCAGGTGATGACGCCCGGCTACACCAACCGCTACCTGCGCCACCAGGACAGCCTGGGCTTCACCGAGGTGGTGGACAGCGCTGGCACCGGCACGCTCAAGCAGGACGCGACGTACAGGATCGTTCCCGGTCTGGCGGACGCCTCCTGCTACTCCTTCGAGCCGCGCAACTTCCCGGGCAGCTATCTGCGCCACTTCAACAGCCGCATCCGCCGGGACACGCGGGACGGCACGGCGCTCTTCGACCAGGACGCCACCTTCTGCGCCCGCGCGGCGCTCGACGGCTCGACGGCCGTGTCGCTCGAGTCCAAGAACAAGCCCGGCTCCTACATGCGCCACCGCAACGGCGAGGTGTGGGTGGACGCCCTCGAGAACACCACGGGCTTCCGTCAGGACGCGTCGTGGGGCATCGCGTCTCCGTGGTGGCAGAGCGAGGCGAACGTGTCCATGGGCGCCTTCCAGTCCATCCAGGTGGTGACGCCCGGCTACACCAACCGCTACCTGCGCCACCAGGACAGCCTGGGCCGCACCGAGGTGGTGGAGGGCAACAGCAACACCACGCTCAAGCAGGACGCGACCTTCAAGCTCGTGCCCGGCCTGGCCGAGTCGAGCTGCTACTCCTTCGAGTCGCGCAACTACCCCGGCAGCTACCTGCGCCACTCCAACAGCCGCATCCGCAGGGACGCCTCCGATGGCACGGCGCTCTTCAAGCAGGATGCCACCTTCTGTGCCCGGCCGGGCCTGTCGGGCTCTGGTGTCTCGTTCGAGTCCTACAACTTCCCCGGACGCTACCTGCGCCACTACTCCGCCGAGGCGTGGATCGCCTCGGGGGCTGGGACGGGCTGGGACTCGGCCGGTGGCTTCAACGCGGACGCGACCTGGAACGTCGTGGCGCCCTGGGCTCCCTGA
- a CDS encoding polysaccharide biosynthesis tyrosine autokinase, whose amino-acid sequence MTSVPSREDPARSNHGAPEDELDLRSHLGILLESRGSILATLLLTLVAGSLYLLVAPPVYRANVVLQIDKKGSRLGELDALLAELSGEVSTEIEIISSRTLLGKVVDELQLDVEAGPRRFPFTSDAGRLQVKQLSVPPELEELPLTLVAGEAGAYTLLDPDSEPLLDGRAGEPAATPPDSLCQVELLVSELDAGPGTRFQVTRRSRIEVVEELQRTLRLSEKGTNTGVLSVALEGEDPAKLSATLGAIARHYVRQNVERRSEEVERTLAFLDTQLPGLRQELERAEGALSAHRAGSGIVDLGREAQAILDRSVDIEKSISALVLERSELRQRFTGKHPVLVTTRQKLARLQADRAAINAQLKGLPSAELKSTQLMRDVTVATELYLQLNNKAQEYRVLKSSIAGNARILDEPVVSRLPVRPSKPGVIALSLVLGLTLGVAHAFARQALRKGVSDPAMVEAQLGVPIHATLPLASNREALAILAQTHPRHPVTESLRGLRTRIQLALRDSPNNVIALTGPSPGVGTSFVALNLAWVLADSGKRVLLVDANLRGGTLHRGFRAEPARGLSEVLGGTASLEEVVRRLPGQSLSWLSTGALPPNPAELLQSDAFTALVARMSAGYDLVLLDTPPILAVTDAALVGRHAGMNLAVVRAGVHPMKEISAALHRLEQDGVLVRGIILNGVPRSSAGRVVSGIYQYDYPTTG is encoded by the coding sequence ATGACGAGCGTCCCCAGCCGCGAGGACCCCGCTCGCTCCAACCACGGGGCACCCGAAGACGAGCTCGATCTGCGCAGCCACCTCGGCATCCTGCTCGAGTCCCGCGGGTCGATCCTCGCGACGCTCTTGCTGACGCTCGTGGCGGGCTCGCTGTACCTGCTCGTCGCGCCCCCCGTCTATCGCGCGAACGTCGTTCTCCAGATCGACAAGAAAGGCAGCCGGCTCGGAGAGCTCGACGCGCTGCTCGCGGAGCTCTCCGGAGAGGTGTCCACGGAGATCGAGATCATCAGCTCGCGGACGCTGCTGGGAAAGGTCGTCGATGAACTCCAGCTCGACGTGGAGGCCGGACCGCGACGCTTCCCGTTCACCTCGGACGCAGGGCGTCTTCAGGTGAAGCAGCTCAGCGTGCCGCCGGAACTGGAGGAGCTTCCGCTCACGCTCGTGGCGGGCGAGGCCGGTGCCTACACGCTCCTCGATCCGGACTCCGAACCGCTCCTCGACGGGCGCGCCGGTGAACCCGCCGCCACGCCACCAGACTCCCTCTGCCAGGTGGAGCTCCTCGTCTCCGAGCTCGACGCCGGCCCGGGCACGCGGTTCCAAGTGACCCGGCGCTCGCGCATCGAGGTGGTGGAGGAGCTCCAGCGGACGCTGCGCCTGAGCGAGAAGGGCACCAACACCGGAGTGCTCTCCGTGGCCCTCGAGGGAGAGGATCCCGCGAAGCTCTCCGCGACCCTCGGGGCCATCGCGCGCCACTACGTCCGTCAGAACGTCGAGCGCAGGAGCGAGGAGGTCGAGAGGACGCTGGCGTTCCTCGACACCCAACTGCCCGGACTGCGCCAGGAGCTGGAGCGGGCGGAGGGGGCCCTGAGCGCCCACCGCGCCGGAAGCGGAATCGTCGATCTCGGGCGGGAGGCGCAGGCGATCCTGGATCGAAGCGTCGACATCGAGAAGTCGATCTCGGCGCTCGTGCTCGAGCGCTCCGAGTTGCGGCAGCGCTTCACCGGCAAACACCCGGTGCTCGTCACCACGCGTCAGAAGCTGGCGCGATTGCAGGCGGACCGGGCGGCCATCAACGCCCAGCTCAAGGGCCTGCCGAGCGCGGAGCTCAAGTCGACCCAGCTCATGCGGGACGTGACGGTCGCCACCGAGCTGTACCTCCAGCTCAACAACAAGGCCCAGGAATACCGGGTGCTGAAGTCGAGCATCGCGGGCAACGCGCGGATCCTCGATGAGCCCGTGGTGTCCCGTCTGCCGGTGCGCCCCAGCAAGCCAGGCGTCATCGCGCTCAGCCTCGTGCTGGGGCTGACGCTCGGCGTGGCGCATGCCTTCGCCCGGCAGGCGCTCCGCAAGGGCGTCTCGGACCCCGCCATGGTCGAGGCACAGCTCGGAGTGCCCATCCATGCCACCCTCCCTCTCGCGTCGAACCGCGAGGCGCTCGCCATCCTGGCCCAGACCCATCCGCGCCACCCGGTCACCGAGAGCCTGCGCGGCCTGCGCACCCGCATCCAGCTCGCACTGAGGGACTCGCCCAACAACGTGATCGCCCTCACCGGGCCGAGTCCCGGAGTGGGCACGTCCTTCGTCGCCCTCAACCTGGCCTGGGTGCTGGCGGACTCCGGCAAGCGCGTCCTGCTCGTGGACGCCAACCTGCGCGGGGGCACGCTCCACCGCGGTTTCCGGGCCGAGCCCGCCCGGGGCCTCTCCGAGGTCCTCGGCGGCACGGCCAGCCTGGAAGAGGTGGTGCGGCGGCTCCCCGGTCAGAGCCTGTCCTGGCTGTCCACGGGCGCCCTCCCGCCCAACCCCGCCGAGTTGCTGCAGAGCGACGCGTTCACGGCGCTCGTGGCGCGGATGTCGGCCGGGTATGACCTCGTCCTCCTCGACACGCCCCCCATCCTGGCGGTGACCGACGCGGCGCTCGTGGGCCGGCACGCGGGGATGAACCTCGCCGTGGTGCGCGCGGGCGTCCATCCGATGAAGGAGATTTCCGCGGCCCTCCACCGGCTCGAGCAGGACGGAGTCCTGGTGCGGGGAATCATCCTCAATGGAGTGCCGCGCTCCTCGGCGGGACGCGTCGTGAGCGGCATCTACCAGTACGACTACCCGACCACCGGCTGA
- a CDS encoding ATP-binding protein, whose product MQPSSSLSAPLARSTLLKMGARIGVIIALSTLFSYLHMRHALRTEALEQLQQQVSERGEREQTIFLLAEDNHALFKKRVTERIRELQQQDEEVKARFDELFVRLPDGTVRSRPEITDGTRMVQGFIPPHVVLDTGFRTRFMAVYDVLSWYAPAYHVRFSTTYVTFPEGAIAGFWPKLPTWTQDLPADFSVASYEDFPLSLPENNPQRRTAWTGIFKEVVANMWVTSVTTPVDLDGRHIASVGHDVLLDELMTRTINDHLPGAYNLLFRDDGQLIAHPELKLEDTPSAYNILSNTGQPEVAARLLGSVGKAAHLRAIFEQVKGRQPGETLLELPEYGEYVAVTQLRGPGWYLATVLPGRVVSQPALLAARYVLLLGILSLLLELIIMYQVLRQQITRPLHDFIQATDKVAAGDFEVALDTARRDELGQLAQAFRLMADEVKRREVALRQANEGLELRVEERTRELKDVHLQLVQTARRAGMAEIATNVLHNVGNVLNSVYTSSQMAKERVSGMRLEHVGRVAQLIQEHQEDLSTFLSQDVRGRHLMPFLDKLGQSLVEDRQEIVSLLDDVGRYTEHIGDIVKVQQNYARIPRVHEQVSLPALLEDALRINFAGLVRHQVKVQRDIASIPLVMTDKHKTLMILVNLISNAKYAMDSVAPEERLLTVKLEQVAARVRISIHDNGMGIAPEMLTRIFQYGFTTRDEGHGFGLHSSAIAAQEMDGSLSVHSDGPGHGATFALELPYVPVALSA is encoded by the coding sequence ATGCAGCCATCCTCCAGTCTCAGCGCCCCCCTGGCCCGCTCGACGCTCCTCAAGATGGGCGCGCGCATCGGGGTCATCATCGCCCTCTCCACGCTCTTCAGTTACCTCCACATGCGCCATGCCCTGCGCACCGAGGCCCTCGAGCAGTTGCAGCAGCAGGTCTCGGAGCGCGGCGAGCGCGAGCAGACCATCTTCCTCCTGGCGGAGGACAACCACGCCCTCTTCAAGAAGCGCGTGACGGAGAGAATCCGGGAACTCCAGCAACAGGACGAGGAGGTGAAGGCCCGCTTCGACGAGCTCTTCGTGCGGCTGCCCGATGGCACGGTCCGCAGCCGGCCTGAAATCACCGATGGGACGAGGATGGTGCAGGGCTTCATTCCCCCACACGTGGTGCTCGACACCGGGTTTCGTACCCGGTTCATGGCCGTGTACGACGTGCTCTCCTGGTACGCCCCCGCGTACCACGTCCGCTTCTCGACGACCTACGTGACCTTTCCGGAGGGCGCGATCGCGGGCTTCTGGCCGAAGCTGCCCACCTGGACCCAGGACCTCCCGGCTGATTTCTCGGTCGCTTCCTACGAGGACTTCCCCCTCTCTCTGCCCGAGAACAACCCCCAGCGGCGCACCGCCTGGACCGGCATCTTCAAGGAGGTCGTCGCCAATATGTGGGTGACCTCGGTCACCACGCCAGTGGACCTGGACGGCCGCCATATCGCCTCCGTCGGCCACGATGTCCTGCTCGACGAGTTGATGACTCGCACCATCAATGACCACCTGCCGGGTGCCTACAACCTGCTCTTCCGCGACGATGGGCAGCTCATCGCCCATCCCGAGCTGAAGCTGGAGGACACCCCCAGCGCCTACAACATCCTGAGCAACACCGGGCAGCCCGAGGTCGCCGCCAGACTGCTCGGCTCCGTGGGGAAAGCAGCCCACCTGCGCGCCATCTTCGAGCAGGTGAAGGGCCGTCAGCCCGGTGAGACCCTCCTGGAGCTGCCGGAGTACGGCGAGTATGTCGCCGTCACCCAACTGCGTGGCCCCGGCTGGTATCTCGCCACGGTGTTGCCCGGCCGCGTGGTGTCCCAGCCCGCCCTGCTCGCGGCGCGCTACGTGCTGTTGCTGGGAATCCTGTCGCTGCTGCTGGAACTGATCATCATGTACCAGGTGCTCCGGCAGCAGATTACCCGGCCCCTGCATGACTTCATCCAGGCCACGGACAAGGTCGCGGCCGGTGACTTCGAGGTGGCGCTGGACACCGCGCGCCGTGACGAGCTGGGGCAACTGGCCCAGGCCTTCCGGCTCATGGCCGACGAGGTGAAGCGGCGTGAGGTGGCCCTGCGCCAGGCCAACGAGGGGCTGGAGCTGCGCGTGGAGGAGCGCACCCGCGAGCTCAAGGACGTGCACCTGCAACTGGTGCAGACGGCCCGGCGCGCGGGCATGGCGGAGATCGCCACCAACGTGCTGCACAACGTGGGCAACGTGCTCAACAGCGTCTACACCTCGTCCCAGATGGCCAAGGAGCGGGTGAGTGGAATGCGATTGGAGCACGTGGGGCGGGTGGCCCAGCTCATCCAGGAGCACCAGGAGGACCTGTCCACCTTCCTCTCCCAGGACGTGCGCGGACGTCACCTCATGCCCTTCCTGGACAAGCTGGGGCAGAGCCTGGTCGAGGATCGCCAGGAGATCGTCTCGTTGTTGGATGACGTGGGCCGCTATACCGAGCACATCGGTGACATCGTCAAGGTGCAACAGAACTACGCCCGGATTCCCCGGGTGCACGAGCAGGTGTCACTGCCGGCGCTGCTGGAGGATGCGTTGCGCATCAACTTCGCGGGGCTGGTACGTCACCAGGTGAAGGTGCAGCGCGACATCGCTTCCATTCCCCTGGTGATGACCGACAAGCACAAGACGCTGATGATCCTGGTGAACCTGATCAGCAATGCCAAGTACGCCATGGACTCGGTGGCACCGGAGGAGCGGCTGCTGACGGTGAAGCTGGAGCAGGTGGCCGCTCGGGTCCGCATCTCCATCCACGACAACGGCATGGGGATCGCGCCGGAGATGCTCACGCGCATCTTCCAGTACGGCTTCACCACGCGGGATGAGGGACACGGCTTCGGTCTGCACTCCAGTGCCATCGCGGCGCAGGAGATGGATGGTTCCCTGTCCGTGCACAGCGATGGGCCCGGTCATGGCGCCACCTTCGCCCTGGAGCTTCCCTACGTCCCCGTCGCGCTGTCCGCCTGA